The segment CCCCGATTCAGGCGACGAATTTCGCCATGGGCAACGTCACACTCGACCCGAATGGCGGCCAGGTACCGTGGCATAATCAGGAGCAGGAGGAAGTCTATTTCATTGTCGAAGGCACTGGCGAAATGTGTCTCGGCGAAGAACGCCAGATCCTCACGAGCGGCCAGATGGCTTACATTCCATCGGGCATTTTTCATCAGCTCACCAACGTCGGCGACACGCCGTTGCGGATGATTTATTGCTACGGCCCCGCGGGAGATGTCGCACATTGGCGGCAGGAACTCGACGGCACTTTGCCGCCCGCCGGTGTCGGCGACACGCCTCCACTTCCACCCGGCGCGCAGCCGCAGTGCACCATTAAACCCTAACTCCCCTCAAACTTAGACTCGAATCCAACTCCTATGAAAATTCACAAAATCGGCATCATCATGAACGGCGTCACCGGACGCATGGGCAAAAACCAGCATCTCATTCGTTCCATCGATGCGATCATCAAACAAGGCGGCGTCAAAATTAGCGCCGAGGAAGTCATCATGCCCGATCCGATCCTGGTCGGACGCAGCGAGACGAAGCTGAAGGAATTGTGCACCATGACGTCGGTCAAAAAATACACGACCGACCTCGACAGCGTGATGAACGACCCGGCTTACCAGATTTATTTCGACGCGCAGAGCACGCTCCGCCGGTTCGACGCGGTGAAGCAGGCGGCGGAGGCCGGCAAGCATGTCTATTGCGAGAAGCCGACCGCGATCACGACCGAAAATGCTTACAAACTTTACGAGATCTGCCGCAACGCCGGAGTGAAAAACGGCGTCGTCCAGGACAAGCTCTGGTTGCCCGGCATGGTGAAATTTATGCGCCTGAAAGAGAACGATTTCTTTGGAAAAATCCTCAGCGTGCGTGGCGAATTTGGCTACTGGGTTTTCGAGGGTCACACTATTCCCGCGCAACGTCCGAGCTGGAATTATCGCAAGGAAGACGGCGGCGGCATGATCGTGGATATGCTCTGTCACTGGCGCTACGTGATCGACAATTTGTTTGGCAACGTGAAGAGCGTTTCCTGTCTCGCCGCGACGCACATCCCCGAGCGCGTGGACGAGGAGGGCAAGCCCTACGTTTGCACGGCGGACGACTCGGCGTATTCCACATTCGAGTTGGAGAACGGTGTGATCTGCCATTTCAATTCGAGCTGGAATGTGCGCGTTCGCCGCGACGACCTTCTCACGATGCAAGTCGATGGAACGAAAGGCAGCGCCATCGTCGGTCTGCGCGACGTCTGGATTCAACATTACGGCAACACCCCGAAGCCCATCTGGAACCCTGACATCAAGCAACCCATCGACTTTTTCGACGGCTGGAGCAAAGTCCCCGAGCAGGAGACTTACGACAATGCGTTCAAGATTCAGTGGGAACTTTTCCTGCGTCACGTCGTGCTCGACGAGCCGTTCCGCTGGACGCTCCTCGAAGGCGCGAAAGGCGTGCAACTCGCCGAACTCGGCATCCAAAGCAGTGAGCAACGCAAGTGGCTCGATCTGCCCGAACTGACCGCTTAAACCCGATAACACTGGAACCGGAATCTAAAATATGACACCCGCCTTCGATCCGTCGCTCGCCGCCGAAATCCAGAAAACCGGCATCATCGCCGTGCTCATTGTTGACCGCGAAGACGACGCGGTGCCGCTCGCCCGCGCGCTCCTCGACGGTGGCGTGAATGTGATGGAACTCACCTTGCGAACACCCGCTGCGCTCGGAGCCTTGAAACGCATTCGCGCGGAAGTCCCCGAAATGATCGCTGGCGTCGGCACGATTCTGACGCTCGATCAACTCGCGCAAACGGTCGCTTCCGGGGCTGCGTTCGGCGTCGCACCTGGAGTGAATCCACGCATTCTCGCCGCCGCGCGAGAGGCCGGACTATCGTTCGCGCCGGGCGTTTGCACGCCGACTGATATGGAACTCGCCATCGAAAACGGCTGCGAGTTGCTGAAGTTTTTCCCTGCTGAACCGATGGGCGGTCTTGCCTATTTAAAAGCAGCCGCCGCGCCTTACCTGCATCTCGGCGTGAAATTTGTCCCGCTCGGCGGCATCAACGGCAAAAACATGGCCTCCTATTTGTCCGACCCGCTCATCTCCGCGCTAGGCGGAAGCTGGCTCGCGCCGCGCGATCTCATCAATGCCCAGGATTGGAAAGGCATAACCGCTCTCGCTCATGCTGCCGTTACAGAGATACAGAGCGTTCGCGGTCCGAAATAGCTCTTCGAGTGGAATAGAATTCTAACTCGCAACGACGACGGCCAGGCATTATTTGTGAGTCATGCTCTCCTCATTTACCCATAAAGTCGTCGCCAGTTTTCTGGTCGGATTCCTCTGCTTCAACACCAACGCTTTTGCCCTGAGCAAGATCGCACTCACCGTGCGGTCGATTCCCATTCAGCAAAAAAAAGCCGATCCCAAGGATAAAAAGAAAGATCCCGCCGACACCGACGAAAGAAAACTGGAGGCCACACTAAAAAACACCTCCTCTGAAGCCGTCACCGGTCTGCAGGTTCACTATTATTTCATCGGCAAAAGCGCGGGCGCGAACGATCTGAAAGTGCTGGATTCGGACACCAAAACCCAAGACGTGGCCCCCGGCACACCGGTCGTTATTGAGTCGAAAGTCGCCACCGCCACCTTCACCCCGGCTCACCGGACCCTGCCGAAAAAAGGCTCCAAAGACAAACCAGAAAACGTCCACGCCGCCGGAGATAAATTCACCGGCTGGGCCGTCCAAGTCATTTCCGGGGCAGACCTCGTCGCAGAAGCGTATTCAAGTCCGGCGATGAAAGCCGTCGTGCCTGCACCCACCCCATAGTTATCCAGGTCCCAGCGGACGCTTTCCCCCCCCATCTGATCCAACTTATGAAAACCACCGTCACATTTGGCGAAGTCATGCTTCGTCTCGCCACTCCAGATCACCTGCGTTTCGCCCAAGCCAACGTTCTTGAAAAAACCTTCGGCGGCGGTGAGGCAAACGTCGCGGTGTCCCTCGCGAACTACGGCTTGCCCGCGCGCTTCATTACGCGCCTGCCGAAAAATGAACTGGGTCAGGACGCAATCAACGGCCTGCGCGGCTTGGGCGTCGATACCACCAAGATCGTTCGCGCCGGCGAGCGCATTGGCATTTATTTCCTCGAAAGCGGCGCCGCCCAGAGGGGTTCCAACGTCCTCTATGATCGCGCCAACAGTGCCATCTCCGAGATTAAAACGGGCGAGGTCAACTGGAGCGAAGTCTTTGCCGACGCGGGCTGGTTTCATTTCACCGGCATCACGCCTGCGCTCTCCGACAGCGCCGCCGCTGTCTGCCTCGAAGCCGCGCAAGCCGCCAAAGCCGCGGGCGTCCTAGTCAGTTGCGATCTGAATTTCCGCAAAAAACTCTGGTCCTCGCAGAAAGCCAACGACGTCATGAGCGGCCTCATGCCTTACGTCGATTATTGCATCGCCAACGAAGAGGACGCCGAGAAAGTCTTCGGCATCAAAGCTGGCGAAACTGAGGTGACTTCCGGTTCATTGGAGCACGACCGCTATGTAGACGTGGCCCGACAGCTCACCGATAAGTTTGGCTTCAAAGGCGTTGCGATTACACTCCGGGAAAGCTTTTCCGCCTCGCGCAACGGCTGGTCCGCGCTCTTTTACACCGATGGCCAGGACTATTTCAGCCGGCGCTACGAAATCGAAATCGTGGACCGCGTTGGCGGCGGCGACAGCTTTGCCGGCGGCCTCATTTACGCCCTGCTCAATGGAAAATCCCCTGCCGACACGATCAATTTCGCCGTCGCAGCCAGCGCCCTGAAACACACCGTCAGCGGCGACTACAATTTGGTGACCCTCAAAGAAGTCGAAGCCCTCGTGGGCGGCGACGGCTCCGGTCGCGTGCAGCGGTAAAATAGTCATACTGCCCCCTGCGGGCTCTGCCTCGACTTCCGTCTTGGTTAATTGAACTGTCGCATTTGGCCGAGCAGGCTAAATAACGACTAACGCGACTAAAAAATAGCCACTTACTTTCTTGAGTGGCTAAATGTTGCCGTTTCTGGGCGGCATGTGAACGATTAAATCAACTGATCTTCAAAGCGTTCGCGCCACTTTCCGTGTCTGGAACAGTTTGGCACATGCGCTGCTAAGGTTGCAGCAGATCGAGCGCGCACATCCAAACGTTGCCATTCGTCACTTTCACAAAGTCCATCATCACCGTTCTGTTTCATCATGTCCCAAAACCTTGCCAGCCTCAATCTAACCACAGCAGACAACGCCGCTCTCGATGCCCACCTTGCGGGCATCGAGTCTATTCTCGCGGGGTGCCTCGTCAGCCTCACTCCGCAGCAGCGGCAGAGCCTAATCAAGATGGGACCGAAAAGTCGCACCTTCTGCGAGCAAGCTGTCCCCGGCATTGCCGCTAATGCCGCCAGCATGACGCCCGATTTCGACATCCCCGCGCTCCAGCAGGACCTCGCCGACTTTGGAGCGCTCGACGCCTTTTACACCCGCTACCTCACGCTCGGGGAAAAACTTGACGACACCCTCAAGGCGCTTTCCAGCGACGTAATGACCAACACCATCATCGGCGTCACCTTCCTAAAAGCGCTCAACAAGCTCAAACCCTCTCTCGACGCCCTGCTCAAGGCTCTCGGCAGCGTCCGCCGCGCCAAACCGAAGGCCAAACCCGTCACTCCATGATGCTTTCCACGCTTCGCCTAAAACTTACCACCCCAACACCTGAACGCCCTGCCGCCTTCGCAGGTGAGTTCCATAGCCTTCCCACGAACGCTCAGAAGCACATGATTCTAGTGCCTACCACCCTTCGCTTCAACGCTCGACACCTTTTGCCCAACGCACACCACCACACCATGCAACGCACCAAACCATTCCCCGCAACGTCCAAGACCATTCGCGCGAATGCCTCCAGCCATTCTGCAAACGTACCTAGAATTCAGGCAAACGCTTCTGGGCATTCGCGAGGATGGAGGGCGACGTTCCTAAACAATGGTATTTGGGGGATTTCGGAGAAAAGCCGCTTAACGTGGTGCGTAGGGCTGATCGCGTATGGAGTGGGGCTGGTGTTCTGCCCTTCGTCACAGGCAGCTACCAACACGCTTAAGCCCGGCACCAATTTAAGCTGGGGTGTTTCAGGAAATTGGAGCCTCGGCACCACCCCTGCTGCCACCGATGCTCTTTTACTCGACGGGAGTTCTGCGACCACATCCGGTCTTGCCTCCTCACCGAGCGTTCAGACGCTCAGCTTTAATACTGGATCCAATGCGATCACAATAAATTCGACCACCACCACCGCTACTGGCGGTCGAACCTTAACGCTGAATGGAGGAACGAATGCGCTCGGCAATACTGATCTTCTCGACCTTAGCAGCACGACAAACGGCTCGGTAACAATAGGAGGAACGACTTCGACGGGGCTAATTACGATCGCCTTTGGCGTCAGTGGTAGTATTAATGTTGAGAATGCAAATGCTACGCTGACCCTTGGTTCCCAATCTATTGTTTCCGGGAGCAGCAAGTCGCTGACGAAATCGGGAGCGGGGACCTTGATCCTCGGAGGGGCCAACACGTATTCCGGTGGAACATTCCTCAGCGCTGGCGGACTAAATATTAGCGGATCAGGAACTTTGGGTAGCACTTCTGGAACCTTGAATGTTTCTGGCGGCACACTCAATTTGGGAACGACAACCCAGACGACCGGGGCTGCGACCATCTCCGGCGGCACAATCCAAAACGGCACGCTGACAAGCACCTCTTATACAGCGACCAACGCGGGGAGTGCCACTGTTAGTGCTATTCTCGCCGGAAGCGGAAGCTTATCCATGAGTGGAGCCGGGACATTAACACTGAGCGGGGCAAATACTTACGTGGGCGGCACAATTCTAAGTAGCGGCACGCTGGGGCTAGGCAGCAGCAGCGTGGGAACGGTGACATCAGGCCCGATCGGCACTGGAACCCTCACCCTCACCGGAGGCACGCTACAAGCCAGCGGGGGAGATCGTTCCATTTCCAATTCCGTTGCAATTAACAGCAGCGCGGGGGCAACGGTATCTGGTTCGAATAATCTTACATTTTCGGGAGCGTTTACTGTCACGAGCAATAGCTCCTCCCTAACAAATAGCTTGAACGCGGGGAAGGGCCTGACGTTGTCCGGAGATGTGTTCCTATCGAACTCAAGCGGCACCGGTCGCTCTCTGACTATCGATGGTAATGGTGAAACGAACATCAGCGGGGTCATCGCGAACTTCAATGGTTCGGGGGCAAGCGGCAACGTGATCAAAAGTGGCGCAGGAACGCTGATGCTTTCTAATCAAGCCAATACCTACACAGGCACTACCACGATCAGTGGAGGTATTTTGAGCGTCACAAGATTGGCAGACGCGGGTTCGACCAGCAGCATCGGAAACCGTGGCGACGCTGGGGCGACGGGGCTAGTAATTGACAGTGGGACGCTTAAATTCATCGGCACAACCGGAAACGGTAGCACCAATCGACGTTTCACAGTTGGTGTCGGCGGCGCAACGATTGACGCTTCTTCCTCCGACAATACTGCACTTGTCTTCACAAACACCGGCGCGCTGGGAGCGTCTGGGACGGGCGACCGCAC is part of the Chthoniobacterales bacterium genome and harbors:
- a CDS encoding cupin domain-containing protein, translated to MTITDLAKMEGRRYPARRRTQNLAGGVAPIQATNFAMGNVTLDPNGGQVPWHNQEQEEVYFIVEGTGEMCLGEERQILTSGQMAYIPSGIFHQLTNVGDTPLRMIYCYGPAGDVAHWRQELDGTLPPAGVGDTPPLPPGAQPQCTIKP
- a CDS encoding Gfo/Idh/MocA family oxidoreductase, which encodes MKIHKIGIIMNGVTGRMGKNQHLIRSIDAIIKQGGVKISAEEVIMPDPILVGRSETKLKELCTMTSVKKYTTDLDSVMNDPAYQIYFDAQSTLRRFDAVKQAAEAGKHVYCEKPTAITTENAYKLYEICRNAGVKNGVVQDKLWLPGMVKFMRLKENDFFGKILSVRGEFGYWVFEGHTIPAQRPSWNYRKEDGGGMIVDMLCHWRYVIDNLFGNVKSVSCLAATHIPERVDEEGKPYVCTADDSAYSTFELENGVICHFNSSWNVRVRRDDLLTMQVDGTKGSAIVGLRDVWIQHYGNTPKPIWNPDIKQPIDFFDGWSKVPEQETYDNAFKIQWELFLRHVVLDEPFRWTLLEGAKGVQLAELGIQSSEQRKWLDLPELTA
- the eda gene encoding bifunctional 4-hydroxy-2-oxoglutarate aldolase/2-dehydro-3-deoxy-phosphogluconate aldolase yields the protein MTPAFDPSLAAEIQKTGIIAVLIVDREDDAVPLARALLDGGVNVMELTLRTPAALGALKRIRAEVPEMIAGVGTILTLDQLAQTVASGAAFGVAPGVNPRILAAAREAGLSFAPGVCTPTDMELAIENGCELLKFFPAEPMGGLAYLKAAAAPYLHLGVKFVPLGGINGKNMASYLSDPLISALGGSWLAPRDLINAQDWKGITALAHAAVTEIQSVRGPK
- a CDS encoding sugar kinase; amino-acid sequence: MKTTVTFGEVMLRLATPDHLRFAQANVLEKTFGGGEANVAVSLANYGLPARFITRLPKNELGQDAINGLRGLGVDTTKIVRAGERIGIYFLESGAAQRGSNVLYDRANSAISEIKTGEVNWSEVFADAGWFHFTGITPALSDSAAAVCLEAAQAAKAAGVLVSCDLNFRKKLWSSQKANDVMSGLMPYVDYCIANEEDAEKVFGIKAGETEVTSGSLEHDRYVDVARQLTDKFGFKGVAITLRESFSASRNGWSALFYTDGQDYFSRRYEIEIVDRVGGGDSFAGGLIYALLNGKSPADTINFAVAASALKHTVSGDYNLVTLKEVEALVGGDGSGRVQR
- a CDS encoding autotransporter-associated beta strand repeat-containing protein encodes the protein MQRTKPFPATSKTIRANASSHSANVPRIQANASGHSRGWRATFLNNGIWGISEKSRLTWCVGLIAYGVGLVFCPSSQAATNTLKPGTNLSWGVSGNWSLGTTPAATDALLLDGSSATTSGLASSPSVQTLSFNTGSNAITINSTTTTATGGRTLTLNGGTNALGNTDLLDLSSTTNGSVTIGGTTSTGLITIAFGVSGSINVENANATLTLGSQSIVSGSSKSLTKSGAGTLILGGANTYSGGTFLSAGGLNISGSGTLGSTSGTLNVSGGTLNLGTTTQTTGAATISGGTIQNGTLTSTSYTATNAGSATVSAILAGSGSLSMSGAGTLTLSGANTYVGGTILSSGTLGLGSSSVGTVTSGPIGTGTLTLTGGTLQASGGDRSISNSVAINSSAGATVSGSNNLTFSGAFTVTSNSSSLTNSLNAGKGLTLSGDVFLSNSSGTGRSLTIDGNGETNISGVIANFNGSGASGNVIKSGAGTLMLSNQANTYTGTTTISGGILSVTRLADAGSTSSIGNRGDAGATGLVIDSGTLKFIGTTGNGSTNRRFTVGVGGATIDASSSDNTALVFTNTGALGASGTGDRTLTLQGSTSAAAQNSISSVIADPSGGKTAVTKSGSNTWVLSGSNTYTGVTTVNQGTLLLGKNNTLQTGTSDSTRTAVALAGGNLSTGGFSQGSTGTPTTLGALTLSGNSSITLGSIAGIETLAFSDLATDLSTFTGVLTIYNWEGTRGSASGGDNIFFANLAGANTTDTFTNIQFNIGGTLYGSRFTTVTNGFELYADTIAVPEPSTWIGGGVIFGLAAWSQRKRFARQEA